The following are encoded in a window of Rubellicoccus peritrichatus genomic DNA:
- the xseB gene encoding exodeoxyribonuclease VII small subunit, whose translation MADEEPTAEETTFEDAIEQLEGLVDSMESGDVPLTDLVDKFEQGTKLLRHCQQKLGEAEQRVEILRKNEDSLALEPLTED comes from the coding sequence ATGGCTGACGAAGAACCAACTGCGGAAGAAACGACCTTCGAGGATGCGATTGAGCAGCTTGAAGGCCTTGTCGACTCCATGGAAAGCGGCGATGTCCCTTTGACTGATCTGGTCGATAAATTCGAACAAGGGACGAAGCTACTTCGTCACTGCCAGCAAAAACTTGGTGAAGCCGAGCAACGGGTTGAAATTTTACGGAAAAATGAAGACAGTCTGGCATTAGAGCCGCTAACTGAAGATTAA
- the dxs gene encoding 1-deoxy-D-xylulose-5-phosphate synthase, whose translation MQILPNIKGPDDVKALAPEQLPILAEEIREEIIHVTSENGGHIGPNLGVVELTIALHRHFSTPKDRFVFDVSHQGYVHKLLTGRYGEKFRKIRSTGGLSGFLNREESEHDCYGAGHAGTALSAALGMATARDLNGTDEHVVALVGDAALTCGITMEALNNIRSSTKRLVVILNDNKWSIAPNVGAISNYLNELITNPVYNRLHQDFEEFLEGVPGGDRLKKFGSKVKQETKDFFSGDYESSLFEKYGLRYIGPIDGHDQKLLDQYMEFAKKSEDPVILHVLTTKGKGFEAALGDPEKFHGTSPFCKTSGKSKSGKPGPSNYQDVMGRALVDFCKKDKRIVGITGAMPSGTGLKYLRDELPEQYFDVGIAEEHAVLFAAGLATSGIKPVVTIYSTFLQRAYDCIIHDVSLQDLDVMFCMDRAGLSPNDGATHHGLFDISYLRCVPRAVIMQPKDEDELVDMMKTGLEHKGQSFIRYPRGASVGVQMKDDAEAIEIGKAEPLRDGDDIIIWALGPMVQDAFKLANKIGAEQGLHVGVVNARFAKPIDSKLLIENAKKARLIVTMEDHVVTGGFGTGCLEVLQENNVQTPVVRLGWPDRFVDHGSSGTELRAANGLSPQDMEKNILDAYRDAEPKAIAADTTPVLGYPSGK comes from the coding sequence ATGCAAATACTGCCCAACATCAAAGGCCCGGACGACGTTAAGGCGCTCGCACCGGAACAACTCCCGATTCTTGCGGAAGAAATCCGTGAAGAAATAATCCACGTCACCTCGGAGAATGGTGGCCATATCGGCCCCAATCTGGGTGTCGTTGAGCTGACGATTGCACTGCATCGCCATTTCAGCACACCAAAGGACCGTTTTGTCTTTGATGTTTCACACCAGGGCTATGTGCACAAGCTCCTGACGGGTCGTTATGGGGAAAAGTTTCGCAAGATTCGCTCCACGGGAGGCCTCTCAGGCTTCCTCAACCGCGAAGAGTCCGAGCATGACTGCTACGGAGCCGGCCACGCTGGCACAGCTCTGTCTGCCGCCCTCGGCATGGCAACAGCACGCGATTTAAACGGCACTGACGAGCATGTGGTCGCTTTGGTTGGTGACGCAGCACTGACCTGCGGTATTACCATGGAGGCGTTGAACAACATCCGCTCCTCCACCAAGCGTCTTGTTGTCATCCTCAATGACAACAAATGGTCAATCGCACCAAACGTTGGAGCCATCAGCAACTATTTGAACGAGCTGATCACCAATCCCGTATATAATCGCCTGCATCAGGACTTCGAAGAATTCCTTGAAGGCGTGCCCGGTGGTGATCGCCTAAAGAAGTTCGGTTCCAAGGTGAAACAGGAGACTAAGGACTTTTTCAGTGGAGACTACGAATCTTCACTCTTCGAAAAGTATGGATTGCGCTACATCGGTCCGATTGACGGCCATGATCAAAAGCTGCTCGATCAATACATGGAGTTTGCCAAGAAGTCCGAAGATCCCGTCATTCTCCACGTTTTGACGACCAAAGGTAAGGGCTTCGAAGCCGCTTTGGGCGATCCTGAGAAATTCCACGGCACGAGTCCTTTCTGCAAAACTTCCGGAAAGAGCAAATCCGGTAAGCCAGGCCCATCAAACTATCAGGATGTCATGGGCCGCGCTCTGGTTGACTTCTGCAAGAAGGACAAGCGCATCGTCGGTATTACAGGAGCAATGCCTTCAGGCACTGGCCTCAAATATCTTCGCGACGAACTGCCTGAGCAATATTTCGATGTCGGTATCGCAGAAGAGCACGCTGTGCTTTTCGCCGCAGGTTTGGCCACAAGCGGAATCAAGCCAGTCGTTACGATCTATTCGACCTTCCTGCAGCGTGCCTATGACTGCATTATTCATGACGTTTCTCTTCAGGATCTCGACGTCATGTTCTGCATGGACCGCGCCGGTCTCTCTCCCAATGACGGAGCGACCCACCACGGTCTTTTCGATATTTCTTATCTACGCTGTGTTCCACGCGCCGTTATCATGCAGCCGAAGGACGAGGACGAACTCGTCGACATGATGAAGACCGGCCTAGAGCACAAGGGACAAAGCTTTATCCGCTATCCTCGCGGAGCTTCGGTTGGTGTTCAGATGAAAGATGATGCCGAGGCCATCGAAATCGGCAAAGCTGAGCCACTCCGTGATGGCGACGATATCATCATTTGGGCGCTGGGCCCCATGGTTCAGGATGCTTTCAAGCTGGCCAACAAGATTGGGGCTGAGCAGGGACTGCACGTTGGTGTTGTCAATGCTCGCTTCGCAAAGCCAATTGACAGCAAGTTACTGATTGAGAATGCGAAAAAGGCACGTCTCATCGTAACAATGGAAGACCATGTTGTCACTGGCGGTTTTGGCACAGGCTGCCTGGAAGTCCTTCAGGAAAACAATGTCCAGACTCCGGTAGTTCGCCTCGGCTGGCCCGACCGCTTCGTCGATCACGGTTCCAGCGGAACTGAACTACGCGCCGCAAACGGCCTCAGCCCACAGGACATGGAGAAAAACATTCTCGATGCTTATCGTGATGCAGAGCCCAAAGCAATTGCTGCAGATACCACGCCCGTACTTGGCTACCCAAGCGGTAAATAG
- a CDS encoding JAB domain-containing protein, translating to MSPPKRQSSSKSSRAGEASAGFDAANANSGAGHRSRLRARFEKSKFLGFSEHEIVELLLTLCIPRTDVKQPAKALLAKYGSLRRILDAPADGLREVSGIGSVTPIALQIIREAATLYLQESAGENELFDSTEALINLFRIRLGALRHEVFEVAYLDKSYRLIHDGIERLEEGVADRTRVYPGKVMRAALQKNAVFIVVAHNHPTGRLKASPEDKRLTQSLVEAAQAIQLTLLDHVIVTPDSAMSFLDEGLL from the coding sequence GTGAGCCCTCCGAAGCGGCAATCTTCCAGTAAGTCCAGCCGCGCTGGTGAAGCATCAGCAGGTTTTGACGCAGCTAATGCAAACTCTGGGGCAGGCCATCGAAGCCGCCTCAGGGCGCGTTTTGAAAAATCCAAGTTTTTGGGCTTTTCCGAGCATGAGATCGTTGAGCTGCTATTGACGCTCTGCATCCCGCGCACAGATGTTAAACAGCCGGCCAAGGCATTGTTGGCCAAGTATGGTTCCTTGCGTCGTATCCTGGATGCGCCGGCGGATGGTCTTCGCGAAGTCTCCGGAATTGGCTCTGTCACGCCGATTGCCTTGCAGATTATCCGGGAAGCAGCCACGCTTTATCTGCAGGAATCAGCAGGGGAGAATGAGCTGTTCGATAGCACCGAAGCTCTGATTAATCTCTTTCGAATCCGTCTCGGGGCTTTGCGACACGAGGTCTTTGAGGTTGCCTACCTTGATAAGTCATACCGTTTGATCCATGACGGGATTGAGCGTCTGGAAGAGGGTGTCGCCGATCGTACGCGCGTCTACCCGGGAAAAGTCATGCGTGCGGCCTTGCAGAAAAACGCTGTCTTTATTGTTGTGGCGCACAACCATCCGACTGGCCGTCTGAAAGCTTCGCCGGAAGACAAGCGTCTGACACAGTCTTTGGTGGAAGCAGCGCAAGCCATACAGCTCACTTTGCTTGATCACGTTATTGTGACACCGGACAGCGCCATGTCGTTCCTCGACGAAGGTCTGTTGTAG
- a CDS encoding YihY/virulence factor BrkB family protein yields MGDATQSAKKSLITQARDAASAIPHLIGKEIWHTKNLEERGLKASVFGLLRIVTITYEGINKNRIPSQAAALSYYTLIALGPLIAIIIMVSGFVVKENQEQVTTDALTKLVYFIAPSAEQASNMELDDFFDDLDSSSTLNTVPGDPEVEKVDPQIVEFIQGVVDNTRSGAVGVIGTLILIVICIQLLSTIEKTFNTIWGVRLSRSLAQQVIFYWTFISLGAVVSFTALTLGVGTTIAKGVEQLPFFGEMFRDWFIALAPVFVFLLIILLLTFFNRFIPNTRVRWVPAALGAVIVAILLGLNKSLSFLYIGFVIRQQSLFGAVGILPILLFGLFVFWVVLLLGGQLTYAIQNVNTLTNQRAWENVSIRTREALSLTALLLISRRFQHCGSPYSADELSGKIRVPGNILNETLTRLCDLGYLIPVEARNASKEDDSRYQPCIPLEAITLAEFKNRLETFGNNDGGELIQSIDPILPYYNQHLLNYEDDTDANIPLSELLKQVEKKQ; encoded by the coding sequence ATGGGGGACGCAACACAATCGGCCAAAAAAAGCCTCATCACTCAGGCACGTGATGCAGCCAGCGCAATCCCGCATCTGATCGGCAAGGAAATCTGGCATACAAAGAATCTGGAAGAGCGCGGCTTGAAAGCCTCGGTCTTTGGATTGCTTCGCATTGTGACGATTACCTACGAAGGCATTAACAAGAATCGCATTCCCAGCCAGGCCGCCGCCCTCTCCTACTACACGCTGATCGCCCTGGGTCCGCTGATCGCAATCATCATTATGGTTTCCGGATTCGTGGTGAAAGAGAATCAGGAGCAAGTGACCACAGATGCATTAACCAAACTCGTCTACTTTATTGCTCCATCCGCGGAACAAGCTTCGAACATGGAGCTGGATGACTTTTTTGATGATCTGGATAGTTCCAGCACATTGAATACTGTGCCTGGAGATCCTGAGGTGGAAAAAGTAGATCCGCAAATCGTAGAGTTTATCCAGGGGGTCGTTGATAATACCCGCTCTGGTGCGGTCGGCGTGATCGGGACATTAATCCTGATCGTTATTTGTATCCAGCTGCTTTCCACCATTGAAAAAACATTCAACACCATCTGGGGAGTTCGTCTCTCACGAAGCCTGGCCCAACAGGTCATCTTTTATTGGACCTTTATCAGCCTCGGTGCAGTCGTCAGTTTTACTGCATTGACCCTGGGAGTGGGCACCACGATCGCAAAAGGCGTTGAGCAGCTGCCTTTCTTCGGTGAAATGTTCCGTGACTGGTTCATCGCACTTGCGCCAGTCTTTGTGTTTTTGCTTATCATCCTGCTGCTCACTTTTTTCAATCGCTTTATCCCCAACACCCGGGTCCGCTGGGTTCCGGCCGCACTGGGTGCCGTGATTGTGGCAATACTTTTAGGGCTTAATAAATCCCTCAGCTTTCTTTACATCGGTTTCGTAATCCGGCAGCAAAGCCTGTTCGGTGCAGTCGGCATTCTGCCTATCCTGCTCTTCGGACTTTTCGTTTTCTGGGTTGTCCTGCTGCTCGGCGGACAACTGACCTATGCGATTCAAAACGTAAACACACTGACCAATCAACGTGCCTGGGAGAACGTCAGTATTCGCACCCGGGAAGCCCTCAGCCTGACCGCTCTGTTGCTAATATCACGTCGTTTTCAACACTGTGGCAGCCCCTACTCCGCTGATGAGCTTTCAGGAAAGATCCGGGTCCCGGGCAACATTCTCAATGAAACCCTGACCCGCCTCTGCGACCTCGGTTACCTTATCCCAGTGGAAGCAAGAAACGCTTCCAAAGAAGACGATTCGCGTTACCAACCATGTATTCCCCTGGAAGCAATAACGCTGGCGGAATTCAAGAATCGCCTCGAAACATTTGGCAATAACGATGGTGGTGAATTAATACAATCCATTGATCCAATTCTCCCATATTACAATCAGCATCTCTTGAACTACGAAGATGACACTGACGCCAATATCCCGTTGAGTGAATTGCTCAAACAAGTGGAAAAGAAGCAGTGA
- a CDS encoding sugar phosphate isomerase/epimerase, with the protein MKRASLVSAFKQQLENTPEIAQQELNLSWSNWGFGMEPLETTAQRLEKNNIHWIELHGNQYGDNLGYQAKDVLRTLGRHNIKVAGLCGMFGSENDLSSNSGISRQNAIDYIRRQLELGYEVGASYMLVVPGAVGRAQAYDDNEFERSVETLRIVADDFIKANIRAAIEPIRSAEVSFIHTIADAKRYIAALDHPGVQHINADIYHMQSEESNIPEAILDAGDMLINLHLADSNRCALGEGSIDLDAILMALYVLQYCDSHRFATPEPLGPGGDPYPAMFGKPNAELLDKLVAQTASYWRKRENHIKALSPVLS; encoded by the coding sequence ATGAAACGAGCGAGCCTTGTTTCTGCATTTAAACAACAACTGGAGAACACACCGGAGATAGCTCAACAGGAGCTTAACCTATCATGGAGCAACTGGGGTTTCGGAATGGAGCCATTGGAAACCACAGCTCAACGACTCGAGAAAAACAACATCCACTGGATTGAATTACACGGTAACCAATATGGTGATAACCTGGGTTATCAAGCCAAGGACGTTCTAAGGACACTAGGGCGTCATAACATTAAAGTTGCCGGTCTTTGCGGTATGTTTGGATCTGAGAACGACCTCTCAAGCAACTCAGGTATTTCCAGACAGAATGCCATCGATTACATCAGACGGCAGTTGGAGTTAGGTTACGAAGTAGGCGCATCTTACATGCTTGTCGTTCCTGGCGCAGTTGGGCGCGCTCAAGCTTACGACGACAACGAATTCGAACGTTCGGTGGAAACCCTGCGTATTGTCGCAGATGACTTCATCAAGGCTAACATACGCGCAGCAATAGAGCCCATTCGCTCAGCCGAAGTTTCATTCATTCATACCATTGCCGACGCCAAGCGATACATCGCTGCCTTGGACCACCCGGGCGTGCAGCATATCAATGCCGACATCTACCATATGCAGTCGGAAGAATCCAACATCCCCGAAGCAATTCTCGATGCCGGAGACATGCTCATCAATCTCCACTTGGCAGATTCCAATCGCTGCGCACTGGGAGAAGGCTCTATCGATCTCGATGCGATCCTCATGGCCTTGTATGTATTGCAATACTGCGACAGCCACCGCTTTGCCACCCCTGAGCCTCTCGGGCCCGGAGGTGACCCTTATCCGGCAATGTTCGGCAAACCTAATGCGGAGTTACTGGATAAACTCGTCGCTCAAACAGCCAGCTACTGGCGGAAGCGGGAGAATCACATCAAAGCGCTAAGTCCTGTATTGAGCTAA
- a CDS encoding aldo/keto reductase: MKNRLLGKDGYEISEIGLGCWQLGGSWGPTLDKDTAFSIMLAAVDNGVTFFDTANVYGSGRSEELIGEFMRKQNLSLTVATKLGRTPDAYPDKYSEAVLRRSVEGSLKRLGVEALDLIQLHCVPMEVLQRGEIFDWLRLLKQEGLIKHFGASVETVEEGLLCTKQEGLLSLQVIFNVYRQKLVDELLPQAKEKGVGIIVRLPLASGLLSGKFTKETIFPEDDHRNFNQNGEAFNVGETFAGIPFETGVDLTDQLKAFVPEGMSLAQMSQRWILDHEAVSTIIPGASSASQAERNAGISNLNPLSPELHKALSEFYTANVQKHIRGPY, encoded by the coding sequence ATGAAAAACAGACTTTTAGGAAAAGACGGATACGAAATCAGTGAGATTGGCTTGGGCTGCTGGCAGCTCGGAGGCAGCTGGGGTCCCACGCTTGATAAGGACACCGCCTTCTCCATCATGTTGGCTGCAGTTGACAATGGAGTTACTTTTTTTGATACAGCCAATGTCTATGGCTCCGGGCGCAGTGAAGAGTTGATTGGTGAATTCATGCGTAAGCAGAACCTTTCTCTCACTGTCGCCACAAAGCTAGGACGCACCCCCGATGCCTACCCGGACAAATACTCTGAAGCAGTGCTGCGCCGATCGGTGGAGGGCTCACTCAAGAGACTTGGAGTCGAAGCACTCGACTTGATTCAACTCCATTGCGTGCCAATGGAAGTACTCCAAAGAGGAGAAATCTTTGACTGGCTCCGGCTTCTCAAACAGGAAGGCTTGATTAAGCACTTTGGTGCCAGTGTCGAAACGGTTGAAGAAGGGTTGCTTTGCACAAAGCAGGAAGGGCTGCTATCCCTACAGGTCATCTTCAATGTCTACCGTCAGAAGCTGGTCGACGAACTACTTCCCCAGGCCAAAGAAAAAGGGGTGGGCATCATTGTCCGGCTACCACTTGCCAGTGGATTACTCAGTGGGAAATTCACAAAAGAAACGATATTTCCTGAAGACGATCACAGGAATTTCAACCAGAATGGCGAAGCCTTTAATGTGGGCGAAACTTTCGCCGGAATTCCATTTGAAACAGGGGTTGACCTGACAGATCAGCTCAAAGCATTTGTGCCTGAAGGGATGTCACTGGCTCAAATGAGTCAACGCTGGATTCTGGACCACGAGGCGGTATCTACCATCATTCCAGGCGCCAGCTCTGCTTCACAGGCAGAGAGAAATGCAGGCATTTCCAATCTCAATCCATTATCACCTGAACTCCATAAAGCGCTTTCTGAGTTTTACACTGCCAACGTGCAAAAGCACATTCGCGGGCCATATTGA
- a CDS encoding endonuclease/exonuclease/phosphatase family protein produces the protein MRKFLFSRRTLCCLLLLSAIVASTLTWARWRPAQRFEFQELKANELRLVTWNVGYFAATHNKNLRDVDIAEIVDVLDGISPDAVVLQELSSVQQAETIAEGLGADWHAHTVETGHQGQVLAVLSDLPYEKVYSEEAGGRNMVGVTLGENPEQQMFILGVHSPHPARGMSDTVDNIRGAVAMTANRDEPIRIIAGDMNYNFDVDDTDGPLYQEIMDVLSDSTEALGETYYAHTRIDHVFHFPETLDVVEEVSGMVDLPLRFANVPGFRDHRPIVVTYDMTEML, from the coding sequence ATGAGGAAATTCCTGTTTTCACGACGGACATTATGTTGCCTGCTGCTTCTGTCTGCAATCGTAGCTTCCACCCTGACATGGGCGCGCTGGCGACCTGCGCAAAGATTTGAATTTCAGGAGCTGAAGGCCAATGAACTCCGCCTAGTGACATGGAACGTCGGCTACTTTGCCGCGACGCATAATAAAAACCTGCGGGATGTTGATATCGCGGAAATCGTTGATGTTCTTGATGGGATATCCCCGGATGCCGTCGTCCTGCAGGAGCTTAGTTCTGTTCAGCAAGCTGAGACAATTGCTGAAGGCCTCGGGGCGGATTGGCACGCTCATACCGTGGAAACCGGACACCAAGGCCAAGTCCTTGCCGTCTTATCCGATCTGCCATATGAGAAGGTTTATTCCGAAGAAGCAGGCGGACGCAACATGGTCGGCGTCACTCTCGGAGAGAATCCTGAACAGCAAATGTTCATCCTTGGTGTTCACTCACCGCACCCTGCCCGAGGCATGTCGGATACGGTTGATAACATTCGAGGTGCGGTTGCCATGACGGCGAATAGAGATGAACCCATTCGCATCATCGCAGGCGATATGAACTACAATTTTGATGTCGATGATACCGATGGGCCACTCTATCAGGAGATCATGGATGTCCTCTCGGACAGTACCGAGGCGCTTGGCGAAACTTATTACGCTCATACCAGAATCGACCATGTTTTCCACTTCCCTGAAACCCTGGATGTGGTCGAAGAAGTGTCCGGTATGGTCGATCTTCCCCTACGCTTCGCCAACGTCCCAGGTTTCAGAGATCATCGACCCATCGTCGTCACTTATGATATGACCGAAATGCTGTAA
- the carB gene encoding carbamoyl-phosphate synthase large subunit produces the protein MPKRTDIETILIIGSGPIVIGQACEFDYSGTQACKALREEGYKVVLVNSNPATIMTDPDFADVTYIEPLTPEILEKIIAREKPQALLPTLGGQTGLNLSLKLAELGILEKYGVELIGAKREAIEKGEDREKFRQIMIDIGLDIPLSETAKTLEAAREAADRIGTFPLIIRPSYTLGGSGGGIAYNREEFDEISKHGLDMSPVNEILVEEYLNGWKEYEMEVMRDHKDQCVVICSIENFDPMGVHTGDSITIAPAMTLTDKEYQLMRDASFAVIRAIGVETGGSNIQFAVNPANGRMIVIEMNPRVSRSSALASKATGFPIAKIAAKLAVGYSLDELRNDITRETPASFEPTIDYVVTKMPRFAFEKFVGTDKTLTSSMKSVGEAMAIGRTFKESFQKAIRSLEIGARGYGGGGKYGDTDLTDETAIRAGLATPTLERVFYLRYAFLAGFSIEEIHQINHIDKWFLHQVKEIIDMEQSLRAGKMKGLTPEILREAKSAGYTDLQLSDILGTKIRNIKKMREENGIATNFRLVDTCAAEFEAYTPYYYSSYGQENEIATDDKKKIMILGGGPNRIGQGIEFDYCCVHASFALREQGYETVMVNSNPETVSTDYDTSDRLFFEPLTLEDVLEIYNQQGCTGAIVQFGGQTPLNLASELKDNGVNIIGTTPENIDVAEDRQQFKEILDRTGLKQPQNATAMTPEQAYELAGEIGFPILLRPSFVLGGRGMFIVYAMDEMKHVIREAFDAAPGKPVLIDKFLEEAYELDVDAISDGETTVIGGMLEHIEHAGVHSGDAAMVLPPHTLGKEMLDKVRKATHDLARELEVVGLMNIQFAIKGDDLYILEVNPRASRTVPFVSKAIGVPLAKYAARVMAGEKLKDIGFTEEITPHFWAVKESVFPFVRFPGAAVTLSPEMRSTGEVMGIDHDLGIALAKAQMAAQPPLPEGGKVFLSVKPADKDRAVDIARQLIKLGFEIHSTEGTAQTLEENGVSVQRLFKLSEGARPNVLDMLKNNEVSLIINTPSGQIPRQDENAIRSEAVMRRVCIMTTITGAEAALNGIKAIKEKPLEVRSLQEFANELKV, from the coding sequence ATGCCCAAGCGCACTGATATTGAAACCATCCTGATCATCGGCTCCGGCCCCATTGTTATTGGGCAAGCCTGCGAATTTGACTATTCCGGAACCCAGGCCTGCAAGGCTCTGAGAGAAGAGGGTTACAAAGTGGTGTTGGTGAATTCCAACCCGGCCACTATCATGACCGACCCGGATTTCGCCGATGTGACCTACATCGAGCCGCTCACACCGGAGATTCTGGAAAAGATCATTGCCCGCGAGAAACCACAGGCACTTCTGCCTACTCTTGGAGGCCAAACCGGACTGAATCTTTCCCTGAAACTCGCCGAATTGGGCATTTTGGAGAAGTATGGCGTAGAACTTATTGGTGCCAAAAGAGAGGCAATTGAGAAGGGCGAAGACCGTGAGAAGTTCCGTCAGATCATGATCGATATCGGCCTCGATATCCCACTTAGTGAAACCGCCAAGACTCTGGAAGCTGCCCGTGAAGCGGCTGATCGTATTGGGACTTTCCCGCTCATTATCCGCCCAAGCTACACGCTCGGTGGCAGCGGCGGCGGAATTGCCTACAATCGCGAAGAGTTTGACGAGATTTCAAAGCACGGTCTCGATATGTCTCCGGTTAACGAGATCCTCGTTGAGGAATACCTCAATGGCTGGAAGGAATACGAGATGGAGGTCATGCGCGACCACAAGGACCAGTGTGTCGTCATTTGCTCGATTGAGAATTTTGACCCGATGGGTGTTCACACCGGTGATTCCATCACCATCGCCCCTGCGATGACCTTGACCGATAAGGAATACCAGCTGATGCGTGACGCATCTTTTGCCGTCATTCGGGCGATTGGTGTTGAGACGGGTGGTTCGAACATCCAGTTTGCGGTCAACCCTGCCAACGGCCGAATGATCGTGATCGAGATGAATCCACGGGTATCGCGGTCCTCCGCACTTGCCTCGAAGGCAACAGGATTCCCGATTGCCAAGATCGCAGCCAAGCTTGCGGTCGGTTACAGTCTTGATGAGTTGCGCAACGATATCACCCGCGAGACTCCGGCTTCCTTCGAGCCCACGATTGATTATGTCGTGACCAAGATGCCGCGTTTCGCTTTTGAGAAGTTTGTCGGCACGGACAAGACTTTGACCTCTTCGATGAAGAGTGTCGGTGAGGCCATGGCGATTGGGCGGACTTTCAAGGAGTCTTTCCAGAAGGCCATTCGCTCTTTGGAGATTGGTGCACGCGGCTATGGTGGCGGCGGCAAATATGGCGACACGGACTTGACCGACGAAACGGCTATTCGTGCCGGGCTGGCAACTCCGACGCTGGAGCGTGTTTTCTATCTCCGTTACGCTTTCCTTGCTGGTTTCAGCATTGAAGAGATCCATCAGATCAACCATATCGACAAATGGTTCCTCCATCAGGTGAAGGAGATCATCGACATGGAGCAATCGCTGCGTGCTGGTAAGATGAAAGGCCTGACGCCTGAAATTCTCCGCGAGGCCAAGAGTGCGGGTTACACGGACCTCCAGCTGTCTGATATCCTTGGAACCAAGATTCGCAATATCAAGAAGATGCGCGAAGAAAACGGCATCGCGACCAATTTCCGCCTCGTCGATACCTGCGCAGCCGAGTTTGAAGCTTACACGCCATACTATTATTCAAGCTATGGTCAAGAGAACGAGATCGCAACGGATGACAAAAAGAAGATCATGATTCTCGGTGGCGGTCCCAACCGGATCGGGCAGGGGATTGAGTTCGACTATTGCTGTGTCCATGCTTCGTTTGCCTTACGTGAGCAGGGCTACGAGACAGTGATGGTTAATTCCAACCCCGAGACGGTTTCAACCGACTATGACACTTCGGACCGTCTCTTCTTTGAGCCATTAACGCTTGAAGATGTTCTGGAGATCTACAACCAGCAGGGTTGTACCGGGGCCATTGTCCAGTTTGGTGGGCAGACGCCGCTGAATCTTGCCAGCGAACTGAAGGACAACGGTGTTAACATCATCGGAACCACTCCGGAGAATATCGATGTGGCCGAGGACCGTCAGCAGTTCAAGGAGATCCTTGATCGCACTGGTTTGAAGCAGCCGCAAAACGCGACGGCAATGACTCCGGAGCAAGCCTATGAGTTGGCCGGTGAAATCGGGTTCCCGATTCTGCTTCGGCCGAGTTTTGTTCTTGGTGGCCGCGGGATGTTTATCGTCTACGCAATGGATGAAATGAAACATGTCATCCGTGAAGCTTTCGATGCTGCTCCTGGAAAACCCGTCCTGATCGACAAGTTTTTGGAGGAAGCCTACGAGCTGGATGTCGATGCCATTAGTGATGGTGAGACGACCGTGATCGGTGGAATGCTTGAGCACATCGAGCATGCAGGTGTTCACAGTGGTGATGCCGCCATGGTCCTGCCACCACATACTTTAGGCAAAGAAATGCTCGATAAGGTGCGTAAGGCGACTCATGACCTTGCTCGCGAACTGGAGGTTGTCGGGTTGATGAATATCCAATTTGCAATCAAGGGCGATGACCTTTATATTCTCGAAGTGAATCCGCGTGCTTCGCGGACGGTGCCCTTTGTTTCCAAGGCAATTGGAGTGCCACTGGCCAAGTATGCTGCACGTGTCATGGCTGGTGAAAAACTAAAGGACATTGGCTTTACAGAAGAAATCACACCGCACTTTTGGGCGGTTAAAGAGAGTGTTTTCCCATTCGTTCGCTTCCCGGGGGCTGCCGTTACGCTTTCACCGGAGATGCGAAGCACGGGTGAAGTCATGGGCATCGATCATGATCTTGGTATTGCCCTGGCTAAAGCGCAGATGGCGGCACAACCTCCATTGCCTGAAGGTGGCAAGGTATTCCTTTCTGTCAAACCGGCAGACAAAGACCGCGCGGTGGATATTGCCCGTCAGCTTATCAAACTCGGTTTCGAAATCCATTCGACCGAAGGAACGGCCCAGACACTGGAAGAAAATGGTGTTTCCGTCCAGCGCCTCTTCAAACTCAGCGAGGGTGCGCGTCCGAATGTGCTCGATATGCTCAAGAACAACGAGGTTTCCTTGATCATTAACACGCCGAGTGGGCAAATCCCACGTCAGGACGAGAATGCCATTCGCTCCGAAGCTGTCATGCGCCGCGTTTGCATCATGACTACGATCACCGGGGCCGAAGCCGCATTGAATGGTATCAAGGCGATTAAGGAGAAGCCACTCGAAGTGCGTTCTCTGCAGGAGTTTGCCAACGAGCTGAAGGTGTAA